A single genomic interval of Musa acuminata AAA Group cultivar baxijiao chromosome BXJ3-4, Cavendish_Baxijiao_AAA, whole genome shotgun sequence harbors:
- the LOC135636661 gene encoding protein ROOT HAIR DEFECTIVE 3-like has product MGEGGCCVQLLDGDGVFNVAGIEHFMNSVKLAECGLSYAVVSIMGPQSSGKSTLLNHLFGTNFREMDAFRGRSQTTKGIWLAKCANVEPFTVVMDLEGTDGRERGEDDTAFEKQSALFALAISDIVLINMWCHDIGREQAANKPLLKTVFQVMMRLFSPRKTTLLFVIRDKTKTPLEHLEPVLREDIQKIWDNVPKPQAHKETPLSEFFNVEVVALSSFEEKEVLFREQVASLRQRFYHSIAPGGLAGDRRGVVPASGFSFSAQQIWMVIKENKDLDLPAHKVMVATVRCEEIANEKLAYTSADKEWVQLEEAVQHDIVPGFGKKITAILDKCLAGYDIEAFYFEEAVRTSKRQQLESKLLQLVSPAYQTMLGHIRSKVLDDFKEAFDKALEKEGFAVAALECTQSSMFKFDRCCEDAAIEQANWDPSKIRDKLQRDIDTHLASVRTAKLSELTALFEGQLNKALAEPVEALLDAASDNTWPAIRELLQRETESAVSGFASALSTFALDQATVDKMLVKLKEYGKNVVESKAREEAGRVMIRMKDRFSTLFSRDADSMPRIWTGKEDIKAITKSARSASLKLLSVMAAIRLDEEMDKIEETLLLALVDASSNGVKNRSIQSLDPLASSSWQEVPSAKTLISPVQCKNLWRQFKAETEYTVTQAIAAQASNKRNNSMLPPPWAIAAILVLGFNEFMTLLRNPLYLGVIFVVFLVGKAIWVQLDIAGAFQNGALPGLLSLSTKFLPTVMNILKRLAEEGQQAAAPPSQNKPELDSKVFRNSIRSNSTSDPSSNISSTEDGDEYSSPLRK; this is encoded by the exons ATGGGTGAAGGTGGTTGTTGTGTTCAACTTCTTGATGGTGATGGTGTATTCAATGTTGCTGGCATTGAACATTTCATGAATTCGGTGAAGCTGGCTGAATGTGGACTGTCCTATGCAGTGGTATCTATAATGGGTCCACAAAGTAGTG GGAAGAGCACTCTTTTGAACCATTTGTTTGGGACCAACTTTAGGGAAATGGATGCTTTTAGAGGAAG GTCACAAACTACTAAAGGCATTTGGTTGGCAAAGTGTGCTAATGTTGAACCATTTAcagtggttatggatttggagggtACTGAcggaagagagagaggagaa GATGATACTGCATTTGAGAAGCAGAGTGCCCTTTTTGCTTTGGCAATATCAGATATAGTGCTCATAAACAT GTGGTGTCATGATATTGGTCGTGAACAAGCTGCAAACAAGCCCCTTTTGAAGACAGTGTTCCAA GTCATGATGCGATTGTTTAGCCCTCGTAAAACAACATTGTTATTTGTTATACGTGACAAAACCAAG ACTCCCCTAGAACATTTGGAGCCTGTTCTCAGGGAGGATATTCAGAAG ATATGGGATAATGTACCTAAACCGCAAGCTCATAAAGAAACTCCTCTTAGTGAATTCTTCAAT GTGGAAGTAGTGGCTCTTTCAAGCTTTGAAGAGAAGGAAGTGCTATTTAGAGAGCAG GTTGCCTCTTTAAGGCAAAGATTTTACCATTCCATTGCTCCCGGTGGACTTGCTGGGGACCGACGGGGTGTTGTTCCAGCATCAGGATTCTCATTTAGTGCTCAACAGATATGGATGGTTATAAAGGAGAACAAGGACCTTGACCTTCCTGCACACAAG GTTATGGTGGCTACAGTACGTTGCGAAGAAATTGCTAATGAAAAGCTTGCTTACACAAGTGCTGATAAG GAGTGGGTTCAACTTGAAGAGGCTGTTCAACATGATATAGTGCCAGGTTTTGGGAAGAAGATTACTGCAATTCTGGACAAGTGCTTGGCTGG ATATGACATTGAAGCTTTTTACTTTGAGGAAGCTGTCCGGACTTCAAAGAGGCAGCAACTTGAATCAAAGCTTCTGCAG CTGGTCAGTCCTGCTTATCAAACAATGTTGGGCCATATACGGTCCAAAGTTTTAGATGATTTTAAAGAAGCTTTTGATAAGGCCCTTGAAAAGGAAGGATTTGCTGTTGCTGCTCTTGAATGCACTCAATCTTCCATGTTCAAATTTGACAGATGCTGTGAAG ATGCAGCTATTGAACAAGCAAACTGGGATCCTTCCAAAATTCGGGATAAGCTTCAGCGTGATATTGACACCCATCTAGCTTCAGTTCGTACTGCAAAACTTTCTGAGCTTACTGCACTATTTGAG GGACAACTTAATAAAGCCCTTGCAGAACCAGTTGAAGCTCTTCTTGATGCGGCTAGTGATAATACCTGGCCCGCAATAAGAGAACTTCTTCAGCGAGAGACTGAATCAGCTGTCTCAGGATTTGCTTCTGCCCTTTCGACATTTGCACTAGACCAGGCAACTGTGGATAAAATGCTTGTGAAACTAAAGGAGTATGGTAAAAATGTTGTTGAATCCAAGGCAAGAGAAGAGGCTGGAAGAGTTATGATCCGTATGAAGGATAG ATTCTCTACATTGTTCAGCCGTGATGCTGACTCTATGCCAAGAATTTGGACGGGAAAAGAAGACATAAAAGCAATAACAAAATCTGCACGTTCTGCA TCTCTAAAGTTGCTGTCTGTTATGGCTGCTATTCGTTTGGACGAGGAAATGGATAAAATTGAGGAAACTCTTTTGCTTGCTTTGGTAGATGCTTCCAGCAATGGTGTTAAGAATAGAAGTATCCAGTCATTAGATCCACTGGCTTCAAGCTCATGGCAAGAG GTTCCATCTGCGAAAACTTTGATTTCACCAGTCCAGTGCAAAAATTTGTGGAGGCAATTCAAGGCAGAAACAGAGTACACTGTTACTCAGGCCATTGCTGCTCAGGCAT CCAATAAGCGTAACAACAGCATGTTACCCCCTCCATGGGCAATTGCTGCTATTTTAGTGTTGGGATTTAATGAGTTCATGACACTTCTTAG AAACCCTTTGTACCTGGGCGTTATATTTGTCGTCTTTCTAGTGGGCAAAGCCATTTGGGTTCAACTAGACATCGCGGGTGCATTTCAAAATGGCGCT CTTCCTGGGCTTCTCTCCTTGTCCACAAAGTTTCTCCCAACAGTAATGAACATCCTTAAGAGATTAGCAGAAGAGGGTCAACAAGCTGCAGCTCCACCATCCCAGAACAAACCCGAACTGGATTCAAAAGTATTTAGGAACAGCATACGTAGCAATTCAACATCGGATCCATCTTCTAACATAAGTTCAACAGAGGATGGGGATGAGTATTCGAGTCCTCTGAGAAAATGA